The stretch of DNA CCTGGTGCCAGAAGCGCAACTACTGCGAGACGAATCCCGCGAAGCTCGTGGACCCCATCCAAGAGGAGCCACCGGATACGAACTCCCTAACCTTGGAGCACTGTCTACTCATCCTCCAAGAGCTTAAAGGCATGGACAAGGCTATCTGGTGCACGTTGTTCCTTAGTGGAGTTCGAATCGGAGAGCTCAAAGGACTTCGTCGTGGAGACCTATCCACGAGCAATCACCAGCTGGTCGTGGAGCGCAGCGTCTACAAGATGGGAGCCACCGCCGTCAAGCGCTACGGGAAGCCCTTCCAGCAGACCAAGAGCGGCAAGGACCGAAAGCTCACCATCCCCCAGCTGCTCTGCGACATCCTCGGCGAATGGCGAGACCAAACCCGAGGCGATGAAAACCCCTACGACTTGATGTTCACGAATCCACGCACCCATGGCGTCATCAACGACGACGAGTTCCGCAAGGCGCTCAAGTCGGCCGCAACGATAGCGGCCACGAAGGTGAAGGGAAGCGAACCGCTGGACCTGGCCGATGCGAAGTGCCACAAGGCCCGCTCCGCTTTCGCGCGAATCTACCTCAGCCTCGGTGGTAACATCGAGGACCTCAGAAGGGAACTCGGACACACGCGGATAGAGACAACGATGAAATATCTGCGATGGGCTCCCGGATACAAGAAGAGCGCGTTCGACCTGATTACCGGAGCCGAACTGGGAATTGCACTGGGAACTAGATTCTCCACAAGCCTAAACGACCAGCTCAGGAGCCTTTAGTATGCTGCTACGGAACAAGTACAAGAAGTGCCACGGCGCGAACGCGTAGATGCCGATGATCGAGAACCGTTCAAGTGAGATAGCGTCCCTGCGCGAGCGCGTTGCGCAGATGTGCGAGTACCTCCACATCGACGCCCGCCGAGCCGAGCTGGCCAAGCTGGAGGCCAACGCTGCCAAGCCGGGCTTCTGGGACGACCAGAGCATCGCGCAGGCGACGATGGCGCAGTCCTCGGGCATCCGCGAGGAGATCTCGCCGTACGAGGAGATCGTCGAAGCGCTCGACGACGCCGAAGTCGCCAACGAGTTTGCACTCGCCGACAACGACGAGGAGCTGGCTGCCGAGGTAACCACAGCGCTGGCCGATGCCGCGCGGATGACCGATGCGCTCGAGGTCAGCTCGTGGTTCACCGGGGAGTTCGACCACGGCGACGCGATCGTGACGATCACCCCCGGTGCGGGCGGCTTGGAGGCCCAGGACTGGGCCGAGATGCTGCTCAAGATGCTGACCAAGTACGCCGAGCGCAAGAAGTGGAAAGTCGAGCTCAACGACGTCATCCCCGGTGTCGAGATCGGCATCGATCGTGCCACCTTCACGGTTCACGGACGTATGGCGTACGGCATGTTGCTGTCCGAGTCCGGGGTCCATCGGCTCGTTCGCATCAGCCCGACCGACGAGAAGAAGCGTCGGCAGACCACGTTCGCAGGCGTCGAGGTGCTCCCCGTGCTTCCCGACGACGTCGAAGTCGACGTGAGGGACGAGGACCTGCGTATCGACGTGTACCGCTCGAGCGGCCCAGGGGGCCAGAGTGTGAACACGACCGACTCGGCGGTGCGCATCACGCACATTCCGACCGGGCTTGTGGTGACGTGCCAGAACGAGAAGTCGCAGCACAAGAACAAAGACGCGGCGATGAAGATATTGCGGGCGCGCCTCTACGAGATCGAGAAGGAGAAGCGCGACGCAGAGCTCGACGAGCTGCGCGGACCAAAGCGCGACATCAGCTTCGGCAGCCAGATTCGCAACTACGTGCTCTACCCCTACCAGCTCGTCAAAGACGTTCGCACAGGTATCGAGACAGGCAACGTTGACGCGGTGCTCGACGGCGATATCGATCAGTTCGTGGTCGGCTACCACCGCTGGCGCGTGAAGGGCGAGGGCGCCGCCGACGACGCAGTCGCCGCCGCTCTAGCCGACGAGGAGTGACGACATGCGGCTGCTCGCCGACCTGCATACGCACACGATTGCCTCGGGGCACGCCTACTCGACGCTGACCGAGAACGCTCGCGCTGCTCGGGCGCGCGGGCTCGAGCTCATCGCCGTCACCGACCACGGCCCGGGCGTCCCGCAAGGCGCGCACCCGTGGTACTTCTGGAACCTCAAGGTGGTGCCAAGCGTGCTCGATGGCGTGCGCATCCTGAAGGGATGCGAAGCCAACGTGGCCCCCGATACAGACAACGGCGTCGATCTGCCCGACAACGTGCTCGGCTTGCTTGACTTCGTTGCTGTGGGCTTTCATCCGACCGGCGGTTTCGACGTGCCGGACCGCGCGCGCAACACCGAAGCGCTGCTGCGCGTAATGGCTAACCCGCTCGTCGACCAGATCACGCACCCCGGCAACGAGGACGAGTTTCCGCTGGACTTGGAGGCTGTGGTCGAGGCTGCTGTTCGCCACAACGTGATCCTCGAGCTCAACGACCATAGCTTCGACCCTTCGAGCTCGCGCGCAGGCTCGACCGCACGCGAGCGCCAGTTCGCGGGAGCCGCGTACGACGCAGGCGCACCGGTAGCGATCGGCTCCGACGCGCACTACGCCCTGCACGTCGGCCATTTCGACGCCGCGCTCGCAATCGCCGAGGAGTTCGGCTTCGCCGACGACCGCATCGTGAACCGCAACGCCGAGAGCGTGCTCGCGCACTTGCTCGGCAAGCGCGAAAGGCCGCGCCTCAACATCGGGGGCGAGTGGACCTGGCCGACCGGCCCTGATGTCGCGCGCGACCCCGACTCGGGCGAGGCGGGCTGGTGGTAGTCGAGCGCATTCTCAGGAGCCGGCGTCTGCGCGACTTCGCCCTCATGACGGTGGGCGTCGCAATGACGGCGTTCGCGCTCGACGCGTTCCTCATCCCTAACCAGCTCGCGGCGGGTGGAGTGTCGGGCTTGGCGACAGTCATCTTCTACGCGGCGAAAGAGCATCTCGGCGTTACGCTTCTCGTGGGTATGCAGATGCTCGTCATGAACGCGATCTTGCTGCTGGTCGCGTGGCGCTATCGGGGCCTGCGCTACGTCGCCAAGACCCTCTACGGCGCTGTTGGCCTGTCCATTCTCGTCGACGTCATGGCGCCATTCGCTCCGCATCTGGCCGCCCACGACCTGCTGCTCGCAGCGCTTTGGGGAGGCGCCGTGTCGGGTCTCGGCATGGGGCTGGTCTTCAAGGGCGGCGGCAATACTGGTGGTACCGACATCGTGGCGCAGCTGCTCTCGCGGCGCTTCCCGTTCGGCGTCGGCCAGCTGATGCTCGTCATCGACGCGTGCGTCACCGTACTGGCCGCGATTCAGTTCGGTCCCAACGTTGCGCTCTATGGCGTCGTCGCCATCTTCGTGAGCACGGCCACCATCGACCTGGTGCTCGAGGGCGTCTCGGTGGAGAAAGCCGTGATCATCATCTCGGACGTGGCCGATCGGATTGGCCAGGCGATCAATGCCGAGATGGGCCGAGGAGCGACGCGCCTCGAGGCGACCGGCGTGTTCACTGGCGAGCGCCGGGGCACCCTCTACGTGGTGCTGGCGCGAAACGAGATCGACGACCTGAAGGCCATCGTGAAGGGCATCGACCCCACCGCGATGGTGATCATCTCCAACGTGCACGAAGCCATCGGCGAGGGCTTCAAGGAGATGGCGGGCTAGGCTTCACGCCCGCATAGTGTGCTGGGTCACAGTCACTGTCACCGGCTGCGTTGACCCGCTTTGCCCGCACGGGTATCCCTGAGCTCGTAGGCCACACCGCCAAGAGACCGGCGGCTCCGACGGGGGGAGCGCAATGACGGGACGCAGGTGCACCATTCTGATCGTGCTGACGGTGACGACCCTATTTGGCTTTGCGGCTCAGGCATTTGCCGACGCGGGTGCATTCGAGGCCGTCGTTGCTCTGCCCTTCGCTCGCATCGTGCTGGCCGTGGCAAGCGTCGCATTCACGGCGGCGCTGGCGCGCGGAGCGACTCGCTGACGCCCATCGCCACCACCGTTCGCCTGCGCGTTGTCTCTCGGCAGCGCCGTCTACCGCGCACGCCACACCGCTGACCCGCGCGTTTGGACCTTACGCGGTACATCCGTTCCGCGCCGCTTTCTGGGCGCGGACAATCCTCCGTACTACCCCCTGGATCTCGTACGGAGGAGGCACCAATGGCTGATGCCACACCCATCAAGGATCCCAAGGAGCGCTACCGTGCCGGCGTGCTCAAGTACGCGAAGATGGGCTACTGGGAAGGCGACTACGAGCCCAAGCCCACTGACCTGCTCGCGGTCTTTCGCGTAACGCCGCAAGAGGGCGTCGATTGGATCGAGGCCGCAGCTGCTGTGGCCGGAGAGTCGTCGACGGCGACCTGGACCGTCGTGTGGACGGACCGGCTCACCGCCGCCGAGAACTACCGCGGCAAGGCATACAAGATCGAGGCCGTTCCCGGCCGAGACGACCAGTTCTTCGCCCACATCGCATACGACATCGAGCTCTTCGAGCCCGGGTCGATCGCGAACCTCACGGCGTCGATCATCGGCAACGTGTTCGGCTTCAAGCCGGTCAAGTCGTTGCGCCTCGAGGACATGTACTTCCCGCCAGCGTACGTCAAGACGTTTGACGGCCCACCGACCGGGATCATCGTCGAGCGCGAGCGGCTCGACAAGTTCGGTCGTCCGCTCCTGGGCGCCACCATCAAGCCCAAGCTTGGCCTGTCCGGCAAGAACTACGGACGCGTGGTCTACGAGGCACTTCGCGGCGGCTTGGACTTCACAAAGGACGACGAGAACATTAACTCGCAGTCGTTCCAGCACTGGCGCGACCGTTTCCTCTACTGCATGGAGGGCGTCAACAAGGCGCAGGCCGCCAGCGGTGAGGTGAAGGGCCACTATCTCAACATCACGGCAGGCACGATGGAGGACATGTACGAGCGCGCCGAGTTCGCCAAGAGCCTGGGCAGCAACATCGTCATGATTGACCTCGTCATCGGCTGGACGGCAATCACGTCGATGAGTAAGTGGGCGAGTAAGAACGACATGCTGCTCCACATGCACCGCGCCGGGCACTCTACGTACACGCGTCAGAAGGACCATGGCGTCAGCTTCCGCGTCATCTGCAAGTGGCTGCGACTTGCTGGCGTCGATCATCTGCACGCGGGCACCGTTGTGGGCAAGCTCGAGGGCGACAAGAACTCGGTGCTGGGCTTCTACGACGTGCTGCGTGAGAGCAAGAACGAGGTCAACCCCGAGCACGGCCTGTTCTTCGAGCAGGACTGGGTGGGACTGCGCAAGGTCATGCCTGTTGCATCGGGTGGGATTCACGCGGGCCAGATGCACCAGCTGCTCGACTTGTTCGGTGACGACGTGGTGCTGCAGTTCGGCGGCGGCACGATCGGACACCCAGAGGGCATCGCGGCTGGCGCCACTGCCAACCGCGTGGCGCTGGAGACCATGGTCAAGGCGCGCAACGAGGGTCGCGACATCCTCATGGAGGGCCCCAAGATCCTCGCCGACGCCGCCAAGTGGTGCAAGCCACTCCGTGCCGCACTCGACACGTGGGGCGAGGTCACCTTCGACTACGCAAGCACTGACACGCTCGATACGGTCCCGACCCCGACGTCCATCTAGCCCGCTTAAGGAGGCCGAAATGCGAATCACACAGGGAGCGTTCTCGTTCCTTCCAGACCTGACCGACGATGAGATCCGTATGCAGATCGACTACTGCCTGAGCAACGGCTGGGCAGTCGCGATCGAGCACACCGATGACGCTCATCCGCGCAACACGTACTGGGACATGTGGGGTGCGCCCATGTTCGACCTGGTCGACCCTGCCGGCGTCATGATCGAGCTGGCCGAGTGCCGCACGGCCAACCCACAGAGCTACATCCGAATCAACGCGTTCGACTCGACGCATGGGGTCGAGTCGGTTGCCCTGTCGTTCATCGTCAACCGGCCGACCAACGAGCCGGGCTTCCGCCTCGATCGCACGGAGACAGAGGGGCGCACGCAGCGCTACAGCCTCGTCTCGTACGCCGTCGACAAGTCACCTGCCGGCGAGCGCTACGGCGCCGGAGCCTAGCTTGAGCTTGGAGGCCCGACATGGAGGAGCCCACCAACACCCGCCCCGAGCGGGATGACGACGACGCCACGAACGATCCGACGTCGGCACCGGTAACAATCGACCTCGCTCGCGAGTACGAGGAGGCCGGGATCGCCGAGGTGCTCGACGCACTCGACCGCGAACTTGTGGGCCTGAAGCCGGTCAAGCGGCGCGTGCGCGAGATCGCGGCGCTGCTGCTCGTCGAGCAGGTCCGCGAGCGCATGGGGCTCTCGGCGGGAGCGCCTTCGCTGCACATGTGCTTCACGGGTAACCCTGGCACGGGCAAGACGACCGTCGCCATGCGCATGGCTCAGATCCTGCACCGCCTCGGCTATTGCCGGAAAGGGCACGTCGTCGCGGTCACGCGCGACGATCTGGTGGGGCAGTACATCGGCCACACGGCGCCCAAGACCAAAGAAGTCTTGAAGAAGGCGATGGGCGGCGTGCTGTTCATCGACGAGGCCTACTACCTGCACCGTCCCGAGAACGAGAAGGACTACGGCCAGGAAGCGATCGAGATCCTGCTGCAGGTCATGGAGAACCAGCGCGACGACCTCGTTGTGATCTTGGCTGGCTACAAGGATCGGATGGACACGTTCTTCGCGTCCAACCCGGGCATGTCGAGTCGCATCGCGCACCACGTCGAGTTCCCGGACTACAGCAGCACCGAGCTCTTCGAGATCGCCGAGCTCATGCTCGATGAGTGGCACTACCGCTTCGACAAGGCGGCCGGGGCAGCGTTTCGCGAGTACGTGGAGGTGAGGCGCGTTCGCCCGCACTTCGCGAACGCGCGAAGCGTCCGCAACGCGCTCGATCGCATCCGCT from Coriobacteriia bacterium encodes:
- a CDS encoding site-specific integrase, translating into WCQKRNYCETNPAKLVDPIQEEPPDTNSLTLEHCLLILQELKGMDKAIWCTLFLSGVRIGELKGLRRGDLSTSNHQLVVERSVYKMGATAVKRYGKPFQQTKSGKDRKLTIPQLLCDILGEWRDQTRGDENPYDLMFTNPRTHGVINDDEFRKALKSAATIAATKVKGSEPLDLADAKCHKARSAFARIYLSLGGNIEDLRRELGHTRIETTMKYLRWAPGYKKSAFDLITGAELGIALGTRFSTSLNDQLRSL
- the prfB gene encoding peptide chain release factor 2; the protein is MIENRSSEIASLRERVAQMCEYLHIDARRAELAKLEANAAKPGFWDDQSIAQATMAQSSGIREEISPYEEIVEALDDAEVANEFALADNDEELAAEVTTALADAARMTDALEVSSWFTGEFDHGDAIVTITPGAGGLEAQDWAEMLLKMLTKYAERKKWKVELNDVIPGVEIGIDRATFTVHGRMAYGMLLSESGVHRLVRISPTDEKKRRQTTFAGVEVLPVLPDDVEVDVRDEDLRIDVYRSSGPGGQSVNTTDSAVRITHIPTGLVVTCQNEKSQHKNKDAAMKILRARLYEIEKEKRDAELDELRGPKRDISFGSQIRNYVLYPYQLVKDVRTGIETGNVDAVLDGDIDQFVVGYHRWRVKGEGAADDAVAAALADEE
- a CDS encoding phosphatase, giving the protein MRLLADLHTHTIASGHAYSTLTENARAARARGLELIAVTDHGPGVPQGAHPWYFWNLKVVPSVLDGVRILKGCEANVAPDTDNGVDLPDNVLGLLDFVAVGFHPTGGFDVPDRARNTEALLRVMANPLVDQITHPGNEDEFPLDLEAVVEAAVRHNVILELNDHSFDPSSSRAGSTARERQFAGAAYDAGAPVAIGSDAHYALHVGHFDAALAIAEEFGFADDRIVNRNAESVLAHLLGKRERPRLNIGGEWTWPTGPDVARDPDSGEAGWW
- a CDS encoding YitT family protein is translated as MVVERILRSRRLRDFALMTVGVAMTAFALDAFLIPNQLAAGGVSGLATVIFYAAKEHLGVTLLVGMQMLVMNAILLLVAWRYRGLRYVAKTLYGAVGLSILVDVMAPFAPHLAAHDLLLAALWGGAVSGLGMGLVFKGGGNTGGTDIVAQLLSRRFPFGVGQLMLVIDACVTVLAAIQFGPNVALYGVVAIFVSTATIDLVLEGVSVEKAVIIISDVADRIGQAINAEMGRGATRLEATGVFTGERRGTLYVVLARNEIDDLKAIVKGIDPTAMVIISNVHEAIGEGFKEMAG
- a CDS encoding form I ribulose bisphosphate carboxylase large subunit, whose product is MADATPIKDPKERYRAGVLKYAKMGYWEGDYEPKPTDLLAVFRVTPQEGVDWIEAAAAVAGESSTATWTVVWTDRLTAAENYRGKAYKIEAVPGRDDQFFAHIAYDIELFEPGSIANLTASIIGNVFGFKPVKSLRLEDMYFPPAYVKTFDGPPTGIIVERERLDKFGRPLLGATIKPKLGLSGKNYGRVVYEALRGGLDFTKDDENINSQSFQHWRDRFLYCMEGVNKAQAASGEVKGHYLNITAGTMEDMYERAEFAKSLGSNIVMIDLVIGWTAITSMSKWASKNDMLLHMHRAGHSTYTRQKDHGVSFRVICKWLRLAGVDHLHAGTVVGKLEGDKNSVLGFYDVLRESKNEVNPEHGLFFEQDWVGLRKVMPVASGGIHAGQMHQLLDLFGDDVVLQFGGGTIGHPEGIAAGATANRVALETMVKARNEGRDILMEGPKILADAAKWCKPLRAALDTWGEVTFDYASTDTLDTVPTPTSI
- a CDS encoding ribulose bisphosphate carboxylase small subunit, coding for MRITQGAFSFLPDLTDDEIRMQIDYCLSNGWAVAIEHTDDAHPRNTYWDMWGAPMFDLVDPAGVMIELAECRTANPQSYIRINAFDSTHGVESVALSFIVNRPTNEPGFRLDRTETEGRTQRYSLVSYAVDKSPAGERYGAGA
- the cbbX gene encoding CbbX protein, translating into MEEPTNTRPERDDDDATNDPTSAPVTIDLAREYEEAGIAEVLDALDRELVGLKPVKRRVREIAALLLVEQVRERMGLSAGAPSLHMCFTGNPGTGKTTVAMRMAQILHRLGYCRKGHVVAVTRDDLVGQYIGHTAPKTKEVLKKAMGGVLFIDEAYYLHRPENEKDYGQEAIEILLQVMENQRDDLVVILAGYKDRMDTFFASNPGMSSRIAHHVEFPDYSSTELFEIAELMLDEWHYRFDKAAGAAFREYVEVRRVRPHFANARSVRNALDRIRLRQALRLFEERGRQLTSDDLVTICESDVRASRLFDVDPDDEPADDVLEGGTL